In Brachypodium distachyon strain Bd21 chromosome 2, Brachypodium_distachyon_v3.0, whole genome shotgun sequence, one genomic interval encodes:
- the LOC100832241 gene encoding GTP-binding nuclear protein Ran-2 — MALPNQGTVDYPSFKLVIVGDGGTGKTTFVKRHLTGEFEKKYEPTIGVEVHPLDFTTNCGKIRFYCWDTAGQEKFGGLRDGYYIHGQCAIIMFDVTSRLTYKNVPTWHRDLCRVCENIPIVLCGNKVDVKNRQVKAKQVTFHRKKNLQYYEISAKSNYNFEKPFLYLARKLAGDANIHFVEAVALKPPEIVLDLAMQQQHEAELAAAAAQPLPDDDDDLVE; from the exons ATG GCGCTGCCGAACCAGGGGACCGTCGATTACCCCAGCTTCAAGCTCGTCATCGTCGGCGATGGCGGGACTG GTAAAACCACATTCGTGAAGAGGCATCTCACCGGAGAGTttgaaaagaaatatgaac CAACAATTGGTGTTGAAGTTCACCCATTGGATTTCACCACCAACTGTGGAAAGATCCGTTTCTACTGCTGGGACACTGCTGGGCAAGAGAAGTTTGGTGGCCTTAGGGATGGATATTA TATCCATGGTCAGTGTGCGATAATAATGTTTGATGTCACTTCAAGGCTGACCTACAAGAATGTTCCTACCTGGCACAGGGACTTGTGCAG GGTGTGCGAGAACATCCCCATTGTCCTCTGTGGTAACAAGGTTGATGTGAAGAACAGGCAGGTTAAAGCTAAGCAGGTTACATTCCACAGGAAGAAGAACCTGCAGTACTATGAAATTTCTGCCAAGAGCAACTACAACTTTGAGAAGCCCTTCCTTTACCTTGCAAGGAAATTGGCTGG CGATGCCAACATTCACTTTGTTGAGGCTGTTGCTCTGAAGCCTCCGGAAATTGTCTTGGACCTGGCAATGCAGCAACA GCATGAAGCTGAGCTTGCGGCCGCTGCAGCGCAACCACTGCctgatgacgatgacgatcTTGTCGAGTAG
- the LOC100832550 gene encoding malate dehydrogenase 1, mitochondrial, producing MRSSLLRSASQHLRRRGYASAAGGQPERKVAILGAAGGIGQPLALLMKLNPLVSSLSLYDIAATPGVAADVSHINSPALVKGFVGDDQLGEALEGADLVIIPAGVPRKPGMTRDDLFKINAGIVKGLCTAISKYCPNALVNMISNPVNSTVPIAAEVFKKAGTYDEKKLFGVTTLDVVRAKTFYAGKANVPVTGVNVPVVGGHAGITILPLFSQATPSSNALSHEDLKALTKRTQDGGTEVVEAKAGKGSATLSMAYAGAVFGDACLKGLNGVPDIIECSFVQSTVTDLPFFASKVRLGKNGVEEVIGLGELSAFEKEGLESLKGELMSSIEKGIKFAQEN from the exons ATGAGGTCGTCGCTGCTGAGATCCGCGTCGCAGcacctgcgccgccgcggctacgcctccgccgcgggggGCCAACCGGAGCGGAAGGTGGCCATcctcggcgcggcgggcggcatCGGCCAGCCCCTGGCGCTCCTCATGAAGCTCAACCCGCtcgtctcctccctctccctctacGACATCGCCGCCACCCCCGGCGTCGCAGCCGACGTCTCCCACATCAACTCGCCCGCCCTT GTCAAGGGGTTCGTGGGGGATGACCAGCTCGGGGAGGCGCTGGAGGGGGCCGACCTGGTGATCATCCCGGCCGGGGTGCCCAGGAAGCCCGGCATGACCAGGGACGACCTCTTCAAGATCAACGCCGGCATTGTCAAGGGCCTCTGCACCGCCATCTCCAAGTACTGCCCCAAC GCTCTTGTCAATATGATCAGCAACCCTGTCAACTCGACTGTCCCGATTGCAGCTGAGGTGTTCAAGAAGGCTGGTACTTACGATGAGAAGAAGCTGTTTGGTGTTACCACTCTTGATGTTGTTCGTGCCAAGACATTCTATGCTGGAAAGGCGAACGTGCCCGTTACTG GGGTGAATGTTCCTGTTGTCGGTGGCCATGCTGGTATTACTATCCTGCCACTGTTCTCACAG GCTACTCCTTCAAGCAATGCATTGTCCCACGAAGACCTCAAGGCCCTCACCAAGAGGACACAAGACGGTGGAACGGAAGTTGTTGAAGCAAAGGCCGGAAAGGGCTCCGCAACACTATCGATGGC CTATGCTGGTGCAGTTTTTGGAGATGCATGCTTGAAAGGGCTCAACGGAGTTCCTGACATCATAGAGTGCTCTTTTGTGCAATCAACCGTAACAGACCTGCCATTCTTTGCCTCCAAG GTGAGGCTAGGCAAGAACGGAGTGGAGGAAGTGATCGGGCTGGGTGAGCTGTCCGCCTTTGAGAAGGAGGGTCTCGAGAGCCTCAAGGGCGAGCTGATGTCTTCCATCGAGAAGGGTATCAAGTTTGCGCAGGAGAACTAA